The following are encoded together in the Salvia hispanica cultivar TCC Black 2014 chromosome 6, UniMelb_Shisp_WGS_1.0, whole genome shotgun sequence genome:
- the LOC125195418 gene encoding putative disease resistance protein At1g50180, which yields MAEAVVSIALETIRDLLLEEGRFLAGVGDQVGELERQLKEMKCFLQDADKRRHESRTIFNWISEIRDLVYRSESAIERHTAYQVSSRRRGLRQFVCKYSCILEDCYSLHQLGSEISQITSNLERISKDMQENGIKRSMIMNPHGEGESSGGNNTSRKTFPNLEMGDCFVGMEDELKQLVHHLGKDTEHRIISVWGMGGSGKTAIAKKLYNETTDFDLSAWVCITQQCETRSVWEDVLRQLENQKKNKKSVSSVNDELRIKEVPSLSDSELIERLCEIQRENRCLIVLDDLWELSQWEELKHPFVVQNLESKILVTTRKQKVAEIGLAVKHGLLHMDAALELLKNKAFQHRNIPGQFYITLPVF from the coding sequence ATGGCAGAAGCAGTGGTGTCAATTGCTCTTGAAACCATCCGTGATTTGCTATTGGAAGAGGGAAGGTTTTTAGCTGGTGTGGGCGATCAAGTCGGGGAGCTTGAGCGGCAGCTCAAAGAGATGAAGTGTTTCCTCCAAGACGCTGACAAACGAAGACATGAAAGCAGGACGATCTTCAATTGGATCTCGGAAATCAGAGATCTCGTCTACAGATCCGAATCCGCCATTGAAAGACACACAGCTTATCAAGTTTCTTCAAGGAGAAGAGGCCTCCGGCAGTTCGTCTGCAAATATTCCTGCATTTTGGAAGACTGCTACTCACTCCACCAATTAGGCTCCGAGATTTCACAAATTACATCAAATCTGGAGAGGATAAGCAAGGATATGCAAGAAAATGGCATAAAAAGAAGCATGATCATGAATCCACATGGAGAGGGGGAAAGCTCGGGTGGAAACAACACGTCAAGGAAGACTTTCCCCAATTTGGAGATGGGAGATTGCTTTGTAGGCATGGAGGATGAGCTGAAGCAGCTTGTTCATCACCTAGGGAAAGATACAGAGCATCGAATTATTTCAGTGTGGGGAATGGGAGGCTCAGGCAAGACCGCCATTGCCAAGAAGCTCTACAACGAGACGACCGACTTTGATCTCTCTGCGTGGGTTTGCATTACTCAGCAATGCGAGACTCGATCTGTGTGGGAGGATGTTCTGAGGCAGCTAGAGAATcagaagaagaataagaagagTGTTTCAAGTGTGAACGATGAGCTACGAATAAAGGAGGTTCCAAGTCTGAGCGACTCAGAGTTGATTGAGAGACTATGTGAGATACAAAGAGAGAATCGATGTCTGATTGTGTTGGATGATCTTTGGGAGCTTTCTCAATGGGAGGAGTTGAAGCATCCTTTCGTTGTCCAAAATTTGGAGAGCAAAATATTGGTGACAACACGGAAACAAAAAGTTGCAGAGATTGGATTGGCAGTGAAACATGGGCTTTTACATATGGATGCTGCTTTGGAACTACTTAAAAACAAAGCATTTCAGCATAGAAACATTCCAggtcaattttatattactcTCCCTGTCTTCTAG
- the LOC125195419 gene encoding probable disease resistance protein At1g58390, with protein sequence MRWSSLFITYGKKQRIGLYQFGEWGSGKTAIAKKLYNEMAAFDLSAWVCVTQKCETRSVWEDVLKQLEKNRSVSSLSDFELIVRLCEIQREKRCLIILDDLWEVSHWDELKYPFIVQDSQSKILVTKRKQKVAEIGLAVKHRLLHMDAALELLKNKAFQHGNVPDSALEERFKKNGKEMVQKCGYLPLAISLVGGVLREKKTIVEWESVNEHIKAAIYGVEEQIDGVLNLSYESLPYYLKPCFLSLGILHEDETIPSLDLYTMWIAQGMISYENIGDRDKTLMEIAQLYLSDLDSRSEVEHEHTVACGEDISEHIRREVTEESLNLFTLEVCVYKIVNLISYPHP encoded by the exons ATGAGGTGGAGCAGCTTGTTCATCACCTATGGAAAGAAACAGAGGATCGGATTATATCAGTTTGGGGAATGGGGGTCAGGCAAGACTGCCATTGCCAAGAAGCTCTACAACGAGATGGCCGCCTTTGATCTGTCGGCATGGGTTTGCGTTACTCAGAAATGTGAGACTCGATCTGTTTGGGAGGATGTTCTGAAGCAGCTAGAGAAGAATAGGAGTGTTTCAAGTCTGAGCGACTTTGAGTTGATAGTGAGACTATGTGAGATACAAAGAGAAAAGCGATGTCTCATAATTTTGGATGATCTTTGGGAAGTTTCTCATTGGGATGAGCTGAAGTATCCATTCATCGTCCAAGATTCGCAGAGCAAAATATTGGTGACCAAACGAAAACAAAAGGTCGCAGAGATTGGGTTGGCAGTGAAACATAGGCTTTTACATATGGATGCTGCTTTGGAACTACTCAAAAACAAAGCATTTCAGCATGGAAACGTTCCAG ACTCTGCATTGGaagaaagatttaaaaaaaatgggaaagaAATGGTGCAGAAATGTGGGTATTTGCCATTGGCAATTTCTTTAGTCGGTGGggttttgagagagaaaaaaacgATTGTTGAGTGGGAATCAGTAAATGAGCATATCAAAGCAGCCATATATGGAGTTGAAGAGCAGATTGATGGAGTGCTAAATTTAAGCTACGAAAGTCTACCGTATTATTTGAAGCCTTGTTTTCTCTCTTTGGGTATTCTTCACGAGGATGAAACCATACCTTCTTTGGATCTATATACCATGTGGATAGCACAAGGGATGATTTCATATGAGAATATTGGAGACAGGGATAAAACATTAATGGAAATCGCTCAGTTGTACTTAAGTGATTTGGACTCTAG AAGTGAAGTTGAGCACGAGCATACAGTCGCTTGTGGAGAAGATATCAGCGAGCATATCAG GAGGGAAGTTACCGAGGAATCACTAAACTTATTCACCTTAGAAGTTTGCGTTTACAAGATTGTGAACTTGATAAGCTACCCTCATCCATGA